Sequence from the Gloeocapsopsis dulcis genome:
TCTGTTGAGACGAATCGCCTGCGGTACGGTTTTATCAATTAAGGCATCAAGCGTTGAGAAACCCAGATTGTCAAGCATTTGCTGAATTTCTTCAGGCTTAGAACCAATATGCCTTTGTGCAAAAGAAAAAGATTCTTGTGCTTCTTCTACCAGCTGCTGACGAATTGACTCAGTATCAGAGCTATAAGCTACCACAGGCTGCTCTCCAGACACGACTTCTTCTTCATATTTTGCAACATTATTTTAAACAACAAGAGCTAGGGAAAAGATAATTATTATATTTCTTGACTTTTTCATACCTTGTCTCATCCCTAGCCTAGCCTCTCATCCTTAATTACTCACCCTCTACCTGTGCCTGATACTCATCCGCCGACATCGTATCATCAAGTTCGCTGAGTTCATTAATCCGTACTTTTAACAACCAACCTTCGCCGTAAGGGTCATCAGCTAACTGTTCAGGTGCCTCAACTATGGCATCATTACGTTCTATTACAGTGCCACTAATTGCTGCATACAAGTTTTCCACAGCTTTCACCGATTCTATTGTGCCAAAGCTTTCTCCTTTGGTTAGGGCATCGCCAATTTCTGGCAATTCCAGAAACACAATGTCACCCAATTGATCTACGGCAAAGGCACTAATGCCGATTGTTGCTATTTCGCCATCTAAGCGCACGTACTCAT
This genomic interval carries:
- the gcvH gene encoding glycine cleavage system protein GcvH; its protein translation is MALEYPSDLKYQDSHEYVRLDGEIATIGISAFAVDQLGDIVFLELPEIGDALTKGESFGTIESVKAVENLYAAISGTVIERNDAIVEAPEQLADDPYGEGWLLKVRINELSELDDTMSADEYQAQVEGE